In Anomalospiza imberbis isolate Cuckoo-Finch-1a 21T00152 chromosome 39, ASM3175350v1, whole genome shotgun sequence, the DNA window accgcctgctctctggtggtcgtctggatgaaggctctcctcctcttcctcgctgggggtttatgaccctgtaacaatctttccatagatggttacacacctcccgaccctCGTTGTACCATCAAACtaaggagtcagcatatcctcgggtttcctgttattcacaaaaaacctcttcctttgcctgagttcctgtttaatgatgaacaaagagacttctcttatctattacaaggggtctggaacacaagtcctgtgaggaatgactgagggagctggagttgtttatcctggagaagactcagaggtgaccttatcactctccacactccctgaaaggtggttgcagtcaggtgggggtcggtctctctcctcacagcaactgacaggaccagaggacagggtcttaagctgcaccaagggaaatttaggttggatattaggaaaaaagttatttatggAAAGGGcgataaagtactggaattgtctgtccagggaggtggcgGAGTTACCATtgtgggatgtgtttaaaaaaagactggatgtggcactcagtgccatggtttagctgaggtggtgttagggcatgggttggacttgatgatcttaaaggtctcttccaacccagcaattctgtgattctgtgattctgtgacatcacagaccaggttgtgacatcatacagttggctgtgacatcactggtttattatgtgacatcacataGCAGgatgtgacatcactgaggaggttgtgatgtcacaaagtcggctgtgacattacaggctggcagtgtgacatcacagaacgggctgtgaggccacagagaagactctgccatcatagaaaaggactctgtgacatcacagagcagctgtgtgatgtcacagagaaggctgagacaatacagagtgggttgtgacatcacagagctgactgtgaaatcacagagcaggctgtgacatgaCAACGAgactgcataacatcacaaaggtggctgtgacatcatagagctggctatgacatcacagggtgtctgtgacatcacaggctgggctgtgacctcacagggcagattttgtgacatcacagagcagactgagacctcaaagagcaggctgtgacatcacaggacacctgtatgaaatcacaggtggcctgttacatctcagagtgggctgtgtgacatcacaaggagctgtgtgacatcacaggggctgtgtgacatcacaggggctgtgtgaggtcactggggaggtcactccaccccggccccccctcccagttcccccagagaagtccaatgctgctcgtgcacagaggggtcccctgtccccccaggtccTCCCGCCCCCCacgccgcagcctcccccagaggatgttccacgagatcgaccccagagcctgacacggggacgggggccggggctgtggggggtgggacagggggacagggaccccctggcagcgtccccgtgtcccccagggccagagcctggtccagggctccttcaccctgttaccaatgagggcttgagagcgctgaaaaaatccccagcaagggatcatcaaaaaccagatttaatattaagtgacagcaccacaaagttccttggcaagagtcactctgctcctggagccgttgtgatggttggtgccatggaaacctgccctggccccttgctcagggctggtgtcactgcccagagccagagggggtcccttgctgggggcttgtgccatggccacctgccctgtgccgcgctggccggtcaggcgccgcggaaccagcagcaaacgccagggccagggccaaaggccaggtcagccagacagaaaggggcagtgctgggcactgtttccatggcagccctcactgggggtgacacctgggtcacctgtcctggcagttgccatggaaacccagctcattgggaatacaagggtggacaaaggttttagtagAGCCTGgcacaacgggacaaaggggggtggttttaaactaaaggaagggaggttcagataagaacagattaGGAGGAAATTTTggatgatgagggtggtgatacaccaggacaggttcccagggaggtggtcagtgccccatccctggaaacattcaaatccagctgggacagggctctgaacaacctgatccggtgaaagatgtccctgctcatggcggggtttggatgagatgagcactgcagagctcttcccatccaaaccattccaggactgcatgggcagaaggggctgctcagtgcactccatccactgcctcgactcctcatggtctctgctggaccccacatcccacagccaaacccagccccttctctgcctttcctccccctgccccaggggctggcacagccaggggggcacaggtgaccgttgggctttgcagggctcaggcacaagggccgtggcagagtcagggctgaggtcacactctgtgggctggggcagagcccagccagaaatgagccctgaggcagcagctctgcagtgctggccaccaggccggcttgccaagggaggcttctggccatgccctgcaagcagctgctgctgccaaggcgcctttggtgcctcaggctctccctggcacagctcccagcacggcactctgcccttgtgcccgaggccttccctgtgctggggctggcctggggcttttcctgcagcaggacctgccctgctcctggcacaggaaaggcagttcctgctggagcaggaggctctgcctgcaatgggctcaaaccactcctgcaaggccctgtttgcaaagccccagtgggaaatgaaggaggaGGGTCACGCTGCTGTTGGGGtgaataatgctgaaaccagcctgactcctccatcccaaagttccacatcctcagagggagctgaagctgtggcagggctggaaaaatccccagagaaaggaacaacgaagtgacaccactgagagctcctgcagagctgctgagctggcccagcctgggcacatctgactgacagggcagcgcttcagactagaaaagccccatccaaattttaatggcagcGTCTCTTGGCATTTCCATCCTTGGGGGctgtggagattcctccctgcagtggggacaccccctcaaggtcactgctccaggctgagccagagatttgcccatggtggttggtcgggggcagtgacatcaatctctgcttaaggactggtttttgtttaatacaattgcttcaaaattgcttcctgtttcagcctgagtgtccctgcaagaacagggcatctttcaggcagttccagaagctCGGGGATTTCATttcatgaggaatctgggatgcaaatggccttgtaagaaggacaaaagcagaagcaatggactagaaataattaaaaaaaaatacccttcttccagacaaagtccaccaagtcattccctgcatttctccttttcaaatccATTCcgtcacctactctcagaggtccagcctgttctggtgcttatcatgaactgactgtgctcttgatttataccagctctggagatgtagaatcacccaaactgaacacagaaacaaactccctctgtcccattttcatgttctagatcactttccaggtgtccatggagatgtgggaatgattatcacacaactctccatttctggctgcgggctctggagattccttctctgcattcagtcaggcttgtattccctaacaagtcctggttccacctcctgtttcccaaggctggaacagtcacaatgaaaacctcaccaatggcacaactccccagctctccaggaagagaaaggacaagctgtcaagttctccaaacctttgtcctgctctgctgcaagagtcctgctgcacacccgctgtggaaagccaagagaagctgcagttggtggcacatcttgtgacaagagctcaacctggttctccaggaaaggttcttgagaagagcagACAGGACTGTGGaaaagattcctggaaaactgaaacagctttccagaagtgaaatgaaaattgaaagaaacagtccaagatgttttcctctatttatttctctgctgcctttttccatcttgcactacttctccatcccattaattccaaatgcatctcacctctaagatcagtgacttagcaAGTTCTAGATactctaaagtaccatgagctacacagtttgccttccagtattcactggaaagcaaagctggagccataagtgcagggccaggaccagggaaCCCTCCAGCCAAGGAATGTGCCCCGACAGGGTTTGATactcagcggggacaatgcacagcagcgaccgaagagatacctctgcccccgtgcaggagtccagactctgggtctgggctgaacacggcaaagttcccgtgtttggacaggctcaggggctgcccccggggagcggggggctgggcgtgggggtgagcgggcaacggacaaacggacacggggacaaacggccccggagcttcagttgcagcagcagcagcagcggcggcagcagcagcagcagcggcagcagtgattttgtcgACTTCCGATTcttactcctctccctctccttctcccgctgtcccgcaccgtctcccgctgtcccgcaccgtctcccgctctccctttcccgctgtcccctcctctcccagtctccctctccccattcacggccgggccatgcccccggcccgcccccggctccgggcggggctgccccatccccgcccccggccgtcccgctcgggtctcgcctccgcccggctctggccgtgctggcggtggcgcttctgggcgggcatcggtgcctggggctggggcggcatcgcctccctctggctccgcctggcccgagcctggccccggccccggctcctcccgggccccgcggaggacacacgcggcgcggccgctgccgccgcctccgctgcggcttccccggcccgagctccgccgctcggcagcgcagccgccgcccccgagccgccgctgtcccgttgccgggagcgaacgcctggggagggccggcccgggtcggtcggggggcgctcgggggccgctcctggccccgggccgagcgctgacagccgtgtcccgcccgcagggaaggcgcagcagggcctgcaggagcggtaccggctgggttcgctgctgggcagcggcggcttcggcagcgtcttcgcggccacgcggctctcggacggcgccccggtgagcggcggggccggcggcgggcggaggaggaggaggaggggaacgggaggaggaggaggagtagagggagggggaggaggaggggagggggagggaagacgaggaggaggaggtggggaatggggctggggctgggcagggcgggtggcgagctcagcccgctgctgctcttggcttgcaggtggccatcaaaagggtgccaaggaaccgcgtccggcactggggtgagctggtgagtgagcggggccagcggcagaagccgggccgtgccgggcggggatgagccgaggcccggcagggtgggagccaccaggacacctcgagggagagaGGGCATGTGGCCAGcgcagggcacagagcaccccgggctgggtgaggggcTCCCGATCCCCGGcatggcatcagccccactgacagcatcgtgctcctcccgcagcccgacggcaccagcgcacccctggagatcgtgctgctggacaaggtgtcccctggcttccccggtgtcgtccagctgctggagtggcttgagctccccaacgacatcttgatcgtgctggaacgcccagagCACTCTCAGGACTTGCAcaatttcattcgggcacgggggttcctgtccgaggaggtggcacgggatctgttccgccaggtgctggaggccgtgcagcactgcaccagctgtggagtcctgcacagggacatcaaaccacagaacatcctggttgacctggccaccgggcaggccaaattgattgactttggctgtggcacctacctgcaagacacagcctaccctcgctttgcaggtgagcccatgcaggggtgtgctctcggtcctggcatctcatggcccaacatctcacagcccaagctgggtgtggcagcggggattctcccttttgctgcccttcatggcactgagatttcagctgagttgcatttgaggagggctgggtggggagccagcttccagccctgctggcagcctttgcccacctctctgcccaggactgaggctggggctggggcagccagcccaacaaaaacacgggtgggtgggggtagcagagaggggggccgtaacctgtgtcccagccggtttggtgtgcaggtgacaaagggcttggactgctccactcacctggtttgttttggattcatgatgtttttgggcagtgcaggcagggaggatgaaggcatggttttcccaagcactgggtgggtttttcctcctcatggtcgggccttgccaggacttctgctgccctcttccaaccccagtggcttcttttccaaccccaagtctgtacacaagtcccaggtgctggcgagagggcagcggtcaccccgtgtgccactggggcagctcccacacgcccagggatgctggggccaggctctgggagcagcagcatccccctgatgaaccccatctgtattccacaggaacacggtcatacaggcccccagaatggacccactttagattttactacggcaagccagctaccatctggtccctgggcatcctgctgcaccagatggtctgcggggagcaccctttcaggaggagccagaacatcagctgggaccatcagctctcgctgccacaacggctctctcaaggtggatcctcatctctggccacgggggcaatgccagtgctgggagacagcagcagctcgtgagcatcccgccctggcagctgctgaggaggtggcacatgtcctgctctcctgctctcctccaaaacagggaattgatggggaagtttagacccagctctgagcacatccagcatggcctgggcacgggaatagtggggcaaagccaacaggagccttctccagctgaccggcgggttctggtttctctgcccagagtgccaagatgtgatcaggcggtgtttatccatgctgcactcggacaggccctcgttagaagagctgttctgtgatccctggctgcaggatattgatcggccctagaagaagggagagagccacaggcacagtttgatgcaaggccctggtaagtttcagctccacacatgccttggcaatcagaagcaaaggaacccagacattttgtcctgcctgtgtcactgcccaggggtcatcagatggggacatgcagcccttgtgctggagctgagctgctctgcccagcactggtggctgccatctgagctggtttgcttgtctggttccctgacagctggggccctgggcagaaccctgacagcctgggctcacccccacGGAAagagaaggagcccctggaggagctgtaccaggtggggctgctgctgctggggacagtgaggatgaatcaaggatgacaacctcttcctccacctggccacgggcagctgaggatgatggacttcgattctggcaccttctccaaagccaggctccacaggaaattagcaggtgagtccacacgcagggggatgctcccagatttgggcattgcacagcctggccaggaaccaaaggttccccctttgctggggcggatgcagctgatccttcagtcggctgccaggctgcttttggcagggctgggg includes these proteins:
- the LOC137464238 gene encoding serine/threonine-protein kinase pim-2-like, with the translated sequence MPPARPRLRAGLPHPRPRPSRSGLASARLWPCWRWRFWAGIGAWGWGGIASLWLRLARAWPRPRLLPGPAEDTRGAAAAAASAAASPARAPPLGSAAAAPEPPLSRCRERTPGEGRPGSVGGRSGAAPGPGPSADSRVPPAGKAQQGLQERYRLGSLLGSGGFGSVFAATRLSDGAPVAIKRVPRNRVRHWGELPDGTSAPLEIVLLDKVSPGFPGVVQLLEWLELPNDILIVLERPEHSQDLHNFIRARGFLSEEVARDLFRQNPDSLGSPPRKEKEPLEELYQVGLLLLGTVRMNQG